In Oreochromis aureus strain Israel breed Guangdong linkage group 20, ZZ_aureus, whole genome shotgun sequence, the following are encoded in one genomic region:
- the sema3ga gene encoding sema domain, immunoglobulin domain (Ig), short basic domain, secreted, (semaphorin) 3Ga, with protein sequence MTASGAQLLLLALCVCRSLGVQQSAPRVRLSFKELMDTRAARPFSFTFNTSDYRVLLMDQDQGRLYLGSREYLVALDMHNVNKEPLIIHWPASAKRKGECQMTGKGKQGECANFVRLIEPWNRTHLYTCGTGAYQPICTFINRGWRAEDYLFRLVPGYVDSGKGKCSYDPKQENVAVLINGNLYAGVHIDFMSTDAAVFRTMGGRTAIRTEQYDSRWLNEPVFIRIQQIPDSAEKNDDKLYFFFREKSLDSSGGASPTVLARVGRVCLNDEGGQKSLVNRWTTFLKARLICSVIGEDGVETRFDELRDVFIQPTQDERNPMVYALFTTAGSVFKGSAVCVYSMADIRNVFNGPFAHKHGHNYQWTEYTGKIPYPRPGTCPGGTFTPGIRSSKNFSDEAVNFIRAHPLMFHSVYPIHRRPLVVRTGVDYRYTALVVDQVDAVDGRYEVLFLGTDRGTVQKVIVLPKDPTSMEELTLEEVEVFRTRAPVKTMRISSKRQQLYVSSDAGLTQVSLHRCGVYGRACSDCCLARDPYCAWDGESCSAFTPSTKRRSRRQDVKHGDPLRQCRGFNAKVEKRLRETVQFGVEGSSTFLECQPRSPQATVKWLFQREGKRKVLNRAGGVLKTNHGILLKSLNQTDAGLYHCLATENNFKHTVTRIALRILDRDIVLALTAQDEDEEPKTRQTRPYSQSSLASTPFPPEIRLINQYCQSYWEQISPKQQQQRKRTSRRHTESQDQGLG encoded by the exons ATGACAGCATCTGGAGCCCAGCTCCTCCTTTTGGCCCTCTGTGTTTGCAGAAGCTTGGGCGTGCAGCAGTCTGCTCCTCGGGTTCGCCTCTCCTTTAAAG AACTGATGGACACAAGAGCGGCACGACCCTTCAGCTTCACCTTCAACACCAGCGATTACCGTGTACTTCTGATGGATCAGGACCAGGGACGTCTGTACTTGGGCAGCCGGGAGTACCTGGTGGCTCTGGACATGCACAATGTTAACAAGGAGCCACTCATA ATCCACTGGCCAGCATCTGCTAAGAGAAAGGGAGAATGTCAGATGACAGGAAAGGGAAAACAG GGTGAATGTGCCAACTTTGTGCGGTTGATAGAGCCGTGGAACCGCACCCACCTCTACACTTGTGGAACAGGAGCGTACCAACCCATCTGCACATTCATCAACAGAGGCTGGAGGGCAGAG GACTACCTGTTTAGGCTGGTCCCTGGGTATGTGGATTCGGGGAAGGGAAAATGTTCCTATGATCCCAAACAGGAGAATGTTGCAGTTTTGATCA ATGGTAATCTATATGCAGGGGTACATATCGACTTCATGAGTACAGATGCTGCTGTGTTTAGGACCATGGGAGGAAGAACGGCAATCAGGACGGAGCAGTATGACTCCAGATGGCTCAACG AGCCTGTGTTTATTCGGATCCAGCAGATCCCTGACAGTGCAGAAAAGAATGACGACAAACTGTACTTCTTTTTCCGAGAGAAGAGTCTAGACTCCAGCGGCGGGGCGAGTCCCACTGTTTTAGCCAGGGTGGGAAGAGTGTGTCTG AATGACGAAGGAGGACAGAAGTCCCTGGTGAACCGCTGGACGACGTTCCTGAAGGCTCGTCTTATCTGTTCGGTGATAGGAGAAGACGGGGTGGAGACACGATTTGACGAACTAC GGGATGTGTTTATACAGCCAACGCAGGATGAACGAAACCCTATGGTGTACGCTCTCTTCACTACAGCAGG CTCTGTGTTCAAGGGATCAGCAGTCTGTGTTTACTCAATGGCTGATATCCGCAACGTATTCAACGGACCGTTTGCCCACAAACATGGCCATAATTATCAATGGACAGAGTACACTGGCAAGATTCCCTACCCAAGGCCTGGAACA TGTCCGGGAGGAACCTTCACTCCTGGTATCCGATCCTCAAAGAACTTTTCAGATGAGGCTGTGAATTTCATCAGAGCCCATCCCCTCATGTTTCATTCAGTTTATCCTATCCATCGCCGCCCCCTGGTGGTGAGAACTGGTGTGGACTATAGGTACACTGCCCTGGTGGTGGATCAGGTGGATGCTGTTGATGGGCGCTATGAAGTGCTCTTCCTGGGGACAG ATCGAGGCACTGTGCAAAAGGTAATAGTTTTGCCTAAGGACCCAACGAGCATGGAGGAATTGACACTAGAGGAAGTGGAGGTTTTTCGG accAGAGCACCAGTCAAGACTATGAGGATATCATCTAAAAGA CAACAGCTGTATGTGTCATCAGACGCAGGGCTGACCCAAGTGTCGCTGCACCGCTGCGGGGTATACGGCAGGGCCTGCTCTGACTGCTGTCTGGCTCGGGACCCCTACTGTGCCTGGGATGGAGAGAGTTGCTCTGCTTTCACGCCATCAACCAAAAG GAGAAGCAGAAGGCAGGACGTTAAACACGGCGACCCGCTGAGGCAGTGCAGAGGCTTTAACGCCAAAG ttgagaaACGTCTGAGAGAGACAGTGCAGTTTGGAGTAGAGGGCAGCAGTACCTTCTTGGAGTGTCAGCCTCGTTCTCCCCAGGCCACAGTAAAGTGGCTCTtccagagagagggaaagaggaaaGTG CTCAACCGTGCCGGAGGCGTTCTTAAGACCAACCACGGCATCCTTCTGAAGTCTCTCAACCAAACAGACGCTGGGCTCTACCACTGCCTCGCCACTGAAAACAACTTTAAACACACGGTGACCCGCATTGCGCTGCGCATCCTTGACCGAGACATCGTTTTAGCTCTCACCGCTCAAGACGAGGACGAAGAGCCAAAAACCCGCCAGACACGGCCATACTCGCAGTCCTCCCTCGCCTCTACACCATTCCCGCCTGAGATTAGACTGATCAACCAGTACTGTCAGTCCTACTGGGAACAAATCAGtcccaaacagcagcagcagcggaaGCGCACCAGCCGCAGGCACACAGAAAGCCAGGACCAAGGGCTCGGCTAG
- the wasb gene encoding wiskott-Aldrich syndrome protein homolog: MSRGSKTKTESTQSFLLSPQENEKLEELLGRRCASMATAVAQLFMALPNSSSMWSLQHTGVACFVKDNPQRSYFIRMFDLKVGSMVWEQELYNQIVYSAPRPFFHTFPADDCQVGLNFCDQQEADSFQTAVQEKINQRNTRQDKKQRPPHTSDRGSLPPLPPEKGPSGPPSFHMATVDIQNPDIQSSRYRSVPTPAAASAATGKGKKDKKKKKKGLKLSKADIGAPSGFQHVSHVGWDPNNLDPDLMRLLSQAGISEAEMRDEKTSQLIYNVIEQSGGMEAVKREMNRSGPPPPPPGRQGPLPPLPGSSPSAPTPPPQRGRSGPLPPIPGHSQRAGPPPQPPPSRGSLPPPPPSSRSGPPPPPPSHAPPPPSSRSPHAPPPMSSHSAPPPPPPSQRSAGFPPPPVPSTPSRGVGGGGGGGGGGGPPPPPPPPPPPPPPTSVSSDFPPPPPSMSGGAPRPTSASVGGGDSRGALLDQIISGKKLRKVTDDPNPAPPASAESGEGIVGALMMVMQKRSKVIHSSDESEDDGGDDDDDDDEWDD; the protein is encoded by the exons ATGAGTCGTGGatctaaaactaaaacagagaGCACTCAAAGCTTTCTGCTGAGCCCACAGGAGAATGAGAagctggaggagctgctgggCAGAAGGTGTGCT TCCATGGCCACCGCAGTCGCACAGCTGTTCATGGCTCTACCTAACAGTTCATCCATGTGGAGCTTGCAGCACACTGGGGTGGCCTGTTTCGTCAAAGACAACCCTCAGCGCTCCTATTTCATACGGATGTTTGATTTAAAG GTCGGGAGTATGGTTTGGGAGCAGGAGCTCTACAACCAAATTGTGTACTCAGCCCCAAGGCCATTCTTTCATACCTTTCCTGCTGAT GACTGCCAGGTCGGACTGAACTTCTGTGATCAGCAGGAAGCAGACAGTTTCCAAACTGCTGTTCAGGAAAAAATCAACCAAAGAAACACCCGTCAAG ACAAGAAACAGCGCCCCCCGCACACTAGTG acagaGGTTCCCTACCTCCACTCCCACCTGAAAAAG GACCTAGTGGCCCTCCGTCTTTTCACATGGCCACAGTGGACATTCAGAACCCAGATATCCAGTCTTCACGTTATCGCTCGGTGCCTAcacctgctgctgcctctgctgcgaCAGGCAAAGGAAAGaaggacaagaagaagaagaaaaagggccTCAAGCTCTCCAAAGCAGACATAGGAGCACCTAGTGGATTTCA GCATGTAAGTCATGTCGGGTGGGACCCTAACAACCTGGACCCTGACCTGATGCGGCTGCTGTCTCAAGCTGGCATTAGTGAAGCTGAAATGAGGGATGAGAAAACCTCCCAGCTCATCTATAATGTCATTGAACAGTCAGGAGGGATGGAGGCAGTCAAAAGGGAGATGAACAGATCAG gacctccacctcctccacctggCAGACAGGGACCCCTCCCTCCGCTACCAGGCTCTAGCCCCTCTGCTCCAACCCCTCCACCCCAGCGAGGCCGTTCTGGCCCCCTGCCTCCCATTCCAGGTCATTCACAGCGAGCAGGCCCgcctccccagccacctccttctCGTGGATCTTTACCACCCCCTCCTCCATCAAGCCGAAGCGGCCCTCCGCCACCCCCGCCATCACATGCTCCACCTCCTCCATCTTCAAGGTCTCCTCATGCCCCACCTCCCATGTCTTCCCACAGCGCTCCTCCTCCCCCACCACCAAGCCAGCGCTCCGCAGGTTTTCCACCTCCCCCTGTCCCGTCTACACCCAGCAGAGGGgttggtggtggaggaggaggaggaggaggaggaggcccacctccacctcctccaccaccaccaccgccaCCTCCCCCAACTTCTGTTTCTTCAGatttcccccctcctcctccttccatgTCTGGTGGTGCACCACGACCTACTTCCGCTTCCGTTGGTGGAGGAGACAGCAGAGGAGCTTTGCTGGATCAGATCATAAGTgggaaaaaactgagaaaa GTAACAGACGACCCTAATCCAGCTCCACCTGCATCAGCAGAGTCAGGTGAAGGCATTGTCGGTGCTCTCATGATGGTCATGCAGAAGAGAAGCAAAGTCATCCATTCCTCTG ATGAAAGTGAAGATGACGGTGgggatgacgatgatgatgacgatgaatGGGATGACTGA
- the LOC116319500 gene encoding sodium-coupled neutral amino acid transporter 3-like has protein sequence MELQKMNGHTKEDGFDPIDALAEQEEFLPHKPGAKKETHFTDFEGKTSFGMSIFNLSNAIMGSGILGLAYAMSNTGILLFIILLVCIALLSAYSIHLLLKSAGVVGIRAYEQLGNRAFGRPGKMLAAIIITVHNIGAMSSYLFIVKSELPLVIQAFFGKQENTGEWFLNGNYLIIIVSVLIIFPLALMKHLGYLGYTSGFSLSCMVFFLISVIYKKFNILCPLVDYHHHHNSTGADHDSVDPTADGFCDSKLFTMNPQTAYTIPILAFAFVCHPEVLPIYTELRNATKKRMQNVANISILAMFVMYLLTALFGYLTFYGAVESELLHTYIRVDPLDVLILCVRLAVLVAVTLTVPVVLFPIRKALLQILFADKPFHWVRHIGIAFGLLFVVNLLVILVPSIRDIFGIIGATSAPSLIFILPAIFYIRIVPEDQEPLCSRSKIQAICFAALGFVFMVMSLSFIIIDWVTGESRSVGGH, from the exons ATGGAGCTTCAGAAGATGAATGGACACACCAAAGAAGATGG GTTTGATCCAATTGATGCCTTGGCCGAGCAGGAGGAGTTTCTCCCACATAAACCTGGTGCAAAGAAAGAAACCCACTTTACAGAT TTCGAGGGAAAGACTTCGTTTGGCATGTCCATCTTTAACCTCAGTAATGCCATAATGGGCAGTGGGATCCTGGGACTGGCTTATGCAATGTCCAACACAGGGATCTTGCTTTTTAT AATCCTGTTGGTCTGCATTGCTCTTCTATCCGCATATTCAATTCATCTTCTGCTAAAAAGTGCTGGAGTTGTTG GCATCCGGGCTTATGAGCAGCTTGGAAATCGGGCTTTTGGCCGCCCAGGGAAAATGCTGGCTGCCATCATCATAACAGTACATAACATTGGAG cTATGTCAAGCTATCTCTTCATCGTAAAGTCTGAGCTCCCACTGGTTATTCAAGCTTTCTTCGGTAAACAGGAGAACACGGG AGAGTGGTTCTTGAATGGAAACTACTTGATCATCATAGTTAGTGTTCTCATCATCTTTCCTCTAGCACTCATGAAACACCTTG GTTACCTTGGCTATACCAGCGGTTTCTCGCTCTCCTGTATGGTGTTTTTTCTCATTTCG GTGATATACAAGAAATTCAACATCCTATGTCCACTGGTagattatcatcatcatcataacagCACTGGTGCTGACCATGACAGTGTTGATCCTACAGCAGATGGCTTCTGTGACTCCAAGCTATTTACCATGAACCCACAG ACAGCATACACCATCCCAATTTTGGCTTTTGCCTTTGTCTGCCACCCAGAAGTTCTACCAATCTACACTGAGCTCAGAAA TGCCACCAAGAAACGCATGCAGAATGTTGCTAACATCTCCATCCTGGCCATGTTTGTCATGTACCTGCTGACAGCTCTTTTTGGTTACCTCACTTTTTATG GCGCTGTGGAGTCAGAGCTGTTACACACCTATATTCGCGTGGACCCATTGGATGTCTTGATCCTCTGTGTACGTCTGGCTGTGCTTGTAGCTGTAACTCTGACTGTTCCTGTTGTTCTCTTCCCG ATCCGCAAGGCCTTGCTTCAGATCTTATTCGCTGACAAGCCTTTCCACTGGGTTAGACACATTGGCATTGCCTTTGGTCTCCTCTTCGTGGTCAATCTTCTTGTTATCCTGGTGCCCTCCATCCGTGACATCTTTGGCATTATTG GAGCCACATCCGCCCCCAGCCTCATTTTCATCCTACCCGCAATTTTCTATATCCGAATTGTTCCTGAAGACCAGGAACCCCTGTGCTCAAGATCTAAGATTCAG GCCATATGCTTCGCTGCATTGGGATTTGTCTTCATGGTCATGAGTTTGTCATTTATTATCATTGACTGGGTGACTGGAGAGAGTCGAAGTGTAGGTGGGCACTAG